From the genome of Bactrocera oleae isolate idBacOlea1 chromosome 2, idBacOlea1, whole genome shotgun sequence, one region includes:
- the plx gene encoding TBC1 domain family member 1 isoform X5, with protein sequence MAELMHQMRDPAHTLGGSVGSIPQTFVANGSSNDLSMQRALTGNGIHATPATNLKLSEAVRNAQHDASPNIVSSKMKSSKSYTHGLSNSAGTVHIPTSTSAQSNLSLLADISPNHTHFFEVMYVGKIRVSHKRVPFSFIDDALPKFKAYDAQRTRLMQLTATATANATSTAAASNRKLSLNVESSSVNAHANSSTVTFDLKTISFKESDAEESAAEMLEGAAAETEAETSTETETEGEQQDAITRKSVKESIAEEGVAQIVGDEHKTSSKPNKLPKRLLRGISQTELPVKKDTSTEEENEAGPRTDVSLAPNVIINKHPSPPRQAQEEATKEPAMQQEKTVTTATADETQQQMLKIPQQPAYVTLDTIPKQRDRSASYGCIPPFVEQNRTMVFLVGRSDLRLISPDRKQVLLYKDFKDVASCAQGQKNPDHFGIICREVHNDGYIGYVFKCQSDHVCDDIVAAISQAFVTCAEQKKKEGTQIFSCEHCPMLWYHKLCTDIEGLSEKKTQAMIFRRIESLTDDEQDMIWAKYYGSEKTSSPLSEQNQFLMMLLRAHCESRQQRHVHDTAENRSEFLNQYLGGSTIFMKAKRSLTNSFDHLLKRKASKDDIGIAHDLRDNQIREKSAEPHPVSRSGNETPPEGFRSRSNTIGSASPSKPNAEHLKSPMMDIFIKVGNSPKESEAHKASWRHAILNSVVTPSKGMDGDAQNEFMSPMRITKRIRGKRSREELRDLWKTAIRQTILLNRMETENAMLQARQNENELKRIKLDYEEIVPCDKQLIERWEQIIERDSMKIANKKDPKVLAQAIKCGVPRSKRGDVWTFLADQHSMNTAPVDTRKFPNFNTPYHTLLKNLTEHQHAIFIDLGRTFPNHKFYKDPLGVGQLSLFNLLKAYSILDPELGYCQGLGFICGILLLHCDEADAFQLLKHLMFRRQMRTKYLPDMKKFQLQLYQLSRLVKDHLPELYIWLDQNDVSPTLYAAPWILTVFSSQFPLGFVARVFDLLFLESSEVIFKFAIALLTVHKDELLARDNFEEIMDYLKTVVPKMEAHTMEKIMKLVFTLDVSKQLTEYNVEYNVLQEEISTANHHLEMLNREKTRNMHLEQQLQFAQSSIAQLEKTRSSQQTQITSLQTQVQSLELTIQTLGHFVAQLAEQNVELELPGDVRRILQQLDDLERQRRRPHFTERKIGKSVSVNSHLGFPLKVLEELNEREEHGSPQKKKEKTPFFEHTYEQLRQQRYTQQQQNAQTSTTTQQQRKLLNSASNSLDDNQYQTQQQQQQRPNRLLDSADIQTKPSELKLTNQSEQPFDNANIRSPLEVDSGVGTPLSPPSTSSNSSSSGLSTGSSSGGSLFSRMGYKNTPTALSPLSSRQTLYGAGSVPATTAPGGKVVPAVAIIAPTEQPQTSAEMHPLSMVGEVNVRFNGTTQLKSIRPVHHMRPMVTVAAGVAAAAASALQEQSAKTADEISSSSGSNETTNTDTSNGRS encoded by the exons ATGGCGGAGCTCATGCATCAAATGCGTGATCCTGCACACACACTTGGCGGCTCTGTGGGCAGCATACCGCAGACCTTTGTCGCCAACGGCTCCAGCAATGACTTGTCCATGCAACGCGCACTCACCGGCAACGGCATACATGCCACACCGGCTACCAATCTCAAGCTTAGCGAAGCCGTACGCAATGCTCAACATGATGCTAGTCCCAATATTGTTTCGTCTAAGATGAAATCGTCTAAATCGTATACACATGGCTTGAGCAACTCAGCGGGCACC GTACACATTCCGACATCTACCTCCGCGCAGAGTAATCTGTCATTGCTCGCCGATATCTCTCCCAATCACACGCACTTCTTCGAGGTCATGTATGTGGGTAAAATACGTGTCTCACACAAGCGCGTGCCGTTCTCATTCATCGATGACGCCCTGCCCAAGTTCAAGGCGTACGACGCGCAACGTACGCGTCTCATGCAGTTGACCGCCACTGCCACGGCCAACGCCACATCAACGGCTGCAGCGTCTAATCGCAAACTCTCCTTGAATGTTGAGTCCAGCAGTGTTAATGCGCACGCCAATAGTAGCACCGTAACGTTTGATCTGAAAACGATTTCCTTCAAAGAGAGTGATGCTGAAGAATCAGCGGCAGAAATGCTTGAAGGCGCGGCCGCGGAAACAGAAGCCGAAACATCGACGGAGACAGAAACGGAAGGTGAACAGCAGGATGCAATCACTCGCAAGTCGGTGAAGGAAAGCATTGCAGAGGAAGGCGTTGCACAAATCGTTGGGGACGAGCATAAAACATCAAGCAAACCGAATAAATTACCGAAGCGATTACTGCGCGGCATTAGCCAGACTGAACTTCCTGTGAAAAAAGA TACAAGCACTGAGGAAGAAAACGAAGCAGGTCCAAGGACGGATGTGTCTCTTGCACCGAATGTTATAATCAACAAACATCCATCACCGCCACGTCAAGCGCAGGAGGAGGCTACAAAAGAGCCAGCGatgcaacaagaaaaaacggtaacaacagcaacagcagatGAGACACAACAGCAAATGCTTAAGATACCACAACAACCAGCCTACGTAACGCTCGACAC CATACCCAAGCAACGCGATCGTTCCGCTTCGTACGGTTGTATTCCGCCATTTGTAGAGCAGAATCGCACTATGGTCTTTTTGGTGGGGCGCTCTGATTTGCGGCTCATCTCGCCGGATCGTAAGCAAGTTTTACTGTACAAGGACTTCAAGGATGTGGCCAGTTGCGCACAGGGACAGAAGAATCCCGATCATTTCGGCATCATCTGTCGTGAGGTGCATAATGATGGCTACATAGGTTATGTCTTTAAATGTCAGTCGGATCATGTGTGCGACGACATAGTGGCGGCCATTTCGCAAGCGTTCGTAACATGCGCGGAACAAAAGAAAAAGGAAGGCACACAGATTTTCTCATGTGAACACTGTCCAATGTTGTGGTATCACAAACTCTGCACCGACATTGAAGGTTTGAGTGAAAAGAAAACACAAGCGATGATATTCCGTCGCATAGAATCGCTCACCGACGATGAGCAGGACATGATTTGGGCCAAGTACTATGGTTCGGAGAAGACCAGCTCACCGCTGTCGgaacaaaatcaatttttaatgaTGCTTTTACGAGCGCACTGTGAGTCACGCCAACAAAGGCATGTGCACGACACTGCTGAGAATCGTTCAGAGTTCTTGAATCAATACTTGGGTGGTAGTACGATTTTCATGAAAGCCAAACGTTCGCTCACCAACTCATTTGATCATCTGTTGAAACGTAAAGCATCCAAGGATGACATTGGCATAGCGCATGATCTGCGCGATAATCAGATACGTGAGAAGTCGGCCGAGCCACATCCGGTTAGTCGCAGTGGCAACGAGACACCACCGGAGGGTTTCCGCTCACGTTCGAACACGATTGGTAGCGCAAGTCCGAGTAAACCGAATGCGGAGCACTTGAAGAGTCCCATGATGGATAT TTTCATTAAAGTTGGCAACAGTCCAAAGGAATCTGAAGCACATAAAGCTTCATGGCGTCACGCCATTTTAAATAGCGTGGTAACACCATCGAAGGGTATGGATGGCGATGCGCAGAATGAATTTATGTCACCAATGAGGATCACAA AACGCATTCGCGGCAAACGATCACGTGAGGAACTTCGCGATCTCTGGAAGACCGCCATACGTCAGACCATACTGTTGAATCGTATGGAAACCGAGAATGCCATGTTGCAGGCGCGTCAAAATGAAAATGAGCTCAAACGCATCAAACTCGACTATGAAGAGATCGTGCCATGCGACAAACAACTGATCGAGCGTTGGGAACAGATTATTGAACGTGACTCCATGAAGATCGCCAATAAGAAGGATCCCAAAGTGCTGGCACAAGCGATTAAATGTGGTGTGCCACGTTCGAAACGTGGTGACGTTTGGACCTTCCTCGCCGATCAGCATTCCATGAACACAGCACCAGTGGATACAAggaaatttccaaatttcaataCGCCCTATCATACTTTGCTGAAAAATCTCACCGAACATCAGCATGCCATCTTTATCGATCTGGGTCGCACCTTCCCTAATCATAAATTCTACAAGGATCCACTGGGTGTGGGACAATTGTCGCTGTTCAATTTACTGAAAGCCTATTCGATACTCGATCCAGAGTTGGGCTACTGTCAGGGCTTGGGTTTCATATGTggcatattgttgttgcat tgcGATGAGGCGGACGCTTTTCAATTGCTCAAACATCTCATGTTTCGACGTCAGATGCGCACTAAATATCTGCCGGATATGAAGAAATTTCAGTTGCAGTTATATCAACTCTCGCGGCTCGTCAAAGATCATTTGCCAGAATTATATATTTGGCTCGATCAGAATGACGTGTCGCCCACTCTGTACGCCGCACCCTGGATTCTAACTGTATTTAGCTCACAATTTCCGTTGGGTTTCGTGGCACGCGTTTTCGATTTGCTTTTCCTCGAGTCGTCGGAGGTGATTTTCAAATTCGCAATCGCTTTGCTAACAGTGCACAAGGACGAGTTGTTGGCACGCGACAACTTTGAGGAAATTATGGATTATCTCAAGACGGTCGTACCGAAAATGGAAGCGCATACAATggagaaaataatgaaattg GTATTCACTTTGGATGTCAGCAAGCAGCTGACCGAATATAATGTGGAATACAATGTATTACAAGAAGAGATCTCAACAGCAAATCACCATTTGGAGATGTTGAACCGAGAGAAAACACGCAATATGCATCTCGAACAGCAGCTGCAG TTTGCTCAATCGTCGATCGCACAGCTGGAAAAGACACGCTCCTCTCAACAAACGCAAATCACTTCGCTGCAAACACAAGTACAATCACTGGAGTTGACTATACAAACGCTCGGTCACTTCGTTGCTCAATTGGCCGAACAAAATGTCGAACTCGAATTGCCCGGCGATGTACGACGCATACTGCAACAGCTGGACGATTTGGAACGTCAACGCCGACGGCCACACTTCACTGAACGCAAAATTGGCAAATCCGTGTCGGTTAATAGCCATTTGGGGTTTCCACTAAAGGTGTTAGAAGAGTTGAACGAAAGAGAAGAACATGGTTCGCCACAAAAGAAGAAGGAGAAGACAcctttttttgaacacacctatGAACAATTGAGACAACAACGctatacacaacaacaacaaaatgctcaaacatcaacaacaacacagcagcAGCGAAAGTTATTAAATAGCGCTAGCAATTCGCTGGACGACAACCAATAccaaacgcaacaacaacaacaacaacggccaAATCGCCTACTAGACTCGGCAGACATACAAACGAAGCCAAGCGAACTCAAGTTGACCAATCAGTCGGAGCAGCCGTTCGATAACGCCAACATACGCAGCCCACTTGAGGTGGACAGTGGCGTGGGCACACCACTCAGTCCACCCAGCACGAGCAGcaatagcagcagcagcggaCTCAGTACAGGCTCCAGCAGTGGTGGTAGCCTCTTCAGTCGGATGGGTTACAAAAATACACCAACGGCGCTATCACCGTTAAGCAGTCGGCAAACTTTGTATGGCGCCGGCAGTGTGCCAGCAACAACAGCGCCTGGTGGCAAAGTTGTGCCAGCTGTCGCGATTATTGCGCCCACAGAGCAACCGCAGACGAGTGCAGAAATGCATCCACTCAGCATGGTTGGAGAGGTAAATGTGCGTTTTAACGGTACAACACAACTTAAATCCATACGACCCGTACATCATATGCGTCCGATGGTCACTGTGGCAGCGGGTGTAGCGGCAGCGGCTGCATCGGCGCTGCAAGAGCAATCGGCTAAGACGGCTGACGAGATCAGCAGCAGTAGCGGCAGCAATGAGACAACAAATACAGATACGAGTAACGGTCGCAGCTAA